A genomic window from Lycium barbarum isolate Lr01 chromosome 4, ASM1917538v2, whole genome shotgun sequence includes:
- the LOC132638534 gene encoding SKP1-like protein 14, which translates to MHIVANLGLMAAATLPTIEKRVLTLKSSDGDEFELEESIAIQSLMIKKMVEDGCAVGVIPLFNVDTETLTKIIEYLKMHQLTSNQEEIKNYDKEMVRTNLKTLFNFLSAANFLDIMGLLDLCSKAVADRIKHKSIEAVQEMFNITSDFTPEEEAAIRNENPHAFEGDFDHSLD; encoded by the coding sequence ATGCACATAGTTGCAAACCTAGGATTAATGGCAGCGGCGACACTACCAACCATAGAGAAGAGGGTTTTGACCCTTAAGTCCTCAGATGGTGATGAGTTTGAATTGGAAGAATCCATCGCCATTCAATCATTGATGATCAAGAAAATGGTTGAAGATGGATGTGCCGTCGGCGTCATCCCACTCTTCAACGTGGACACAGAAACCCTCACGAAGATCATTGAATACCTCAAGATGCATCAGTTGACATCAAACCAAGAAGAAATAAAGAATTACGACAAGGAAATGGTGCGTACTAATTTGAAAACCCTCTTTAACTTCTTATCGGCTGCGAATTTCCTTGACATCATGGGTTTGCTAGATTTATGCTCCAAGGCGGTGGCTGATAGGATCAAGCATAAGTCGATTGAGGCTGTTCAAGAGATGTTCAATATCACCAGTGATTTCACCCCAGAGGAAGAAGCTGCGATCCGAAATGAGAACCCTCACGCTTTCGAAGGGGATTTTGACCACTCGCTTGACTAA